Within the Vagococcus carniphilus genome, the region ATTTAAGCTCAATTGATTTTTTACTTCAATAATAAAAAAACAAAGGACTGAAACATAATTTTTTTATGCTTCAGTCCTATTTTTATTCAATAATTTTAGTTACTTTAAAAGAAGTCGTAGAAGATGAAGGTTCCTCTTGATCAGATAAATCAAATAAAATATGTTCTTTTTCAGGACTATCTGGATCATTTACAATAACAAGTCGACTCTTTTTATTCCTTTTCAAATGCTCTATTTGAGCAGTTCTCTCAAGTTCTTTTGTATCAAAGTTAGATGCTAAAGCATTACCTAGATTAAAAAATACAGTTTCTTCCATTTCAAACACCTCTTCTTTCTAAAGTTTATTTATAACTAAATTATAACACACTTTAATTTAAAGAGTTCATCAGAAACAAACTTATCTCATTAGTTTTCTATCGTTTAACAACTAATGAAATTCCTTGTCCACCACCTATACAAAGAGTAGCTAAACCATTTTTAGCACCACGTCTTTTCATTTCATGAAGTAACGTTACTAGAATACGAGCACCACTTGCTCCGATTGGATGACCTAAAGCAATAGCCCCTCCATTAACATTAACGATTTCTGGGTTTAATTCTAATTCTTTCAAAACACTTATTGATTGAGCAGCAAATGCTTCGTTAGCTTCGACTAAATCTAAATCTTCTATTGTTAACCCAGCTTTTCCTAATGCTTTTTTTGTTGCCTCAATCGGAGCAGTTCCCATGATTTTAGGATCAACACCACTTGTCCCAAAAGATACAATACTTCCTAAAACTTCTAATCCCAATTCTTCTGCTTTTTCTCTGGACATCAAAATAAGAGCTGCCGCTCCGTCGTTTATACCAGACGCATTACCAGCTGTCACTGAACCTTCTTTTTTAAAGGCAGGGCGTAGTCTAGCTAGAGAGTCACTTGTTGTACCAAATCTTGGATACTCATCTTCCTCTACTAATAAAGTTTCACCCTTTCTAGCTGGTACTTTTATCGGAATAATCTCATCATTAAATTTTCCTAACTGAATAGCTTTTTCTGCTTTTTGTTGACTGAGTGTGGCAAACTCATCTTGCTCTTTTCTTGTTAATTTATATAAATCTACTACATTCTCAGCAGTTAACCCCATCGGTAATTCGTTAAAAGCGTCAGTTAGTCCATCTTTCATCATAGTATCTACTAAAGAACCGTCTCCCATCTTACTTCCAAAACGATGATTTGGTAAAACATAAGGTGATTGACTCATACTTTCTGTTCCACCTACAACAACTATCTCGTTATCTTCTAGCATAATTGATTGCGCTCCTAAAATAACAGCCTTTAATCCCGAACCACAGACTTTATTAACTGTATAAGAAGTTGTTTCATTAGGAAGTCCTGCTTTAATAGCGATTTGTCTTGATATGTTTTGACCTAAACCAGCTGACAATACGTTTCCCATAATTACTTCGTCTACTAAACTAGGTTCTAAATGAATAGATTGTAACGCTTCTGATACTACTTGAGTTCCTAACTCAACAGCAGATAAATCTTTCAAACTTCCACCAAAATTTCCAATTGGGCTTCTTCTAGCCGAAACAACCACTACTTCTCTCACAAAAAAACCTCCATCATGTTTTCTATCTTTGTTTTTCATTAATTACTTTATTAACAAAATACATCTTACCACATTCCTCTTATTTAACTGTTAATAAAAAACAAATTTCAAAGCTAAACGACTCATTCTTAATCAATTTTTAAATACTAGAAAAAAACCAATTATCATAAAAGGTTAGT harbors:
- a CDS encoding acetyl-CoA C-acetyltransferase, which produces MREVVVVSARRSPIGNFGGSLKDLSAVELGTQVVSEALQSIHLEPSLVDEVIMGNVLSAGLGQNISRQIAIKAGLPNETTSYTVNKVCGSGLKAVILGAQSIMLEDNEIVVVGGTESMSQSPYVLPNHRFGSKMGDGSLVDTMMKDGLTDAFNELPMGLTAENVVDLYKLTRKEQDEFATLSQQKAEKAIQLGKFNDEIIPIKVPARKGETLLVEEDEYPRFGTTSDSLARLRPAFKKEGSVTAGNASGINDGAAALILMSREKAEELGLEVLGSIVSFGTSGVDPKIMGTAPIEATKKALGKAGLTIEDLDLVEANEAFAAQSISVLKELELNPEIVNVNGGAIALGHPIGASGARILVTLLHEMKRRGAKNGLATLCIGGGQGISLVVKR